The following nucleotide sequence is from Gasterosteus aculeatus chromosome 5, fGasAcu3.hap1.1, whole genome shotgun sequence.
TGGGCCTGTACTCGCAGTACTGGCTGCTGATCCACGTCTCGGGCTTCCTGTCGCCTCTCAGCGCTCTGCTGTGCATGCTGGCGTGCAGGGCGATGTTCTCCGTGCCGTACATCCACGTCAACATCTTCCAGGTGAGGAACACCTGCTGTGAGTGCTCACGTGCATGTTAACATCTTCATCTAGCACGTTAGCATGATGTTGGTTCCCTTGTTTCTGAGTTAGCATGTAGCTGAAATCAGCTGTAGTTTATGACATCGGCCGGTTAGCTGGGGGGACTGAACACAACCACGAGTTTTCACCACCGTGCAAACACTGAATTCCCTCCACATGTAGTCGGGGGGGGCGAGTTCAGCTGTGAGCGATTGTCTCTGTGACACAAAGTCCATCGGCATTGTGTCCTCAGAGACGTGAATTGTGGGACATAAAAGGAACAATTCCTGCACGCTGTTTCCCAGGCGGAGTCTGCAGGTCATTGTTCATTGTTCTGATCAAAGTGTGTGAAGGTGGATTAGAGAGCGCGGGTTCCAACAGGGGGAGGAATGTTTTGTCCTCGCTGGGGGTCACAATGGAAACATGATGACTTAACGTCCTCCGTGTTCTTCTATCCGGGACCTGGTGTAACCCCTgtgtactctctctctctctctatatatatatattcatatatttgccCCCCGTTAACCGATCTGACCCGTGTGACCGGCAGCACATCGGCCTCCACATGTTCGCCCCGACCAGCCGGCCCAAGCGGATCTACCAGATGACGCACGGCGTCCTGAACCTGCCCCGCAACGCGCTGCTGGACTGGATGTGTGGTCACTCGCTCATCAGCTGCCACGTGGAGCACCACCTCTTCCCCTTCCTGTCGGACAACATGTGTCTAAAAGTACGTCTTAAAACCCAAATCGTTCAGTTTCTGCACGTTCTTGTGCTGCTGCGGAGGGAGATTTCGGGTTTGTGGCTGAAAACGGAGAAAACAAAGTCAAGTAAAGTATTGTCCCGAACACCAACTACTGAAGAGGCGCGAGAGATACAACATCCATCAAAGCAAAAGAGCAACGATTGTTAGAAAAGGTCTCCACGCCTGAAGTGACCTGGAGTCTGTTCCCCGCTCTGCAGGTGAAGCCCCTCGTGTCCAAATATCTGATGGAGAAGCAGCTTCCGTACCAGGAGGACGGCTACTTCTCCCGCCTCGCCATGTTCTTCCACAAGTACCAGGAGCTGATGGTGTTTGCTCCGCCCATCACGGAGCTGGTGGGGGTGCAGTGATGGCGGGGACGGATCGCTGCTTCACCTCAGCTGCTTTCACAAAGACGGAGAGAAGAAACGGTGAATCAATGTAGAAGTTACAGAAATATAAATGTCATGCTGTCAGCACGTGTTCCTCTCCGCTGTGTTTAATGAAGCTTTTGTAcaatgtttaacatttaaataaaatagtCTACTGAAGAAATATGTTGGCGGATTGATTTTCTATTTATTATTGATCTAAGACGAGACCTCGATGATGTGTTTctgtgcagacagacacacacagaatacgTCTGTCGTTGTGTGTTTCACTGAGAAGGAACTTTAACACAAACTAAGGAGCTTTTTACAGCCTTGATCGTCACATTGTATTTAAAGACCCTCcttggccagcagggggcggcacAACAACAAGTCACATTAACCTGTTTAcattattgattcattttgtaCCATGTGACTAATACTGTAGAAGTATTGATCAGTGACCAGCTGTAGCTGATCGGTTCACACCTcgtgtctcttcttcctgaacaTTTATCACAGTTACAGCTTGTTGCTGTTGGTTTCACACGTGAAGTGATTTAATTTAAGATTCCATGAATATATAATTAACTCAAAAAAGATTAAATGGACAAAGtgaaaagaggagggaggagcccGGCCTCTGACGACGGAACACGCATGTGATTAATCACATGACCACATGAGAAACTGTGTGAATAGCTCATGCGTGACTCAGTATCGGCGTccgcaggttttctttttttcactttatgACTCACTAAATATCTGCATTTTCACTGGATTTCCCTCCTGAACGCCTCAGAAGGGATCACATGAgaggaagcgggggggggggggggggggggggcttgattTCCTCATTTTCCTCATTTCAGCACTTTAAAAGGATCAAATGTCACAGCTCATGTTTAAACACAACGCAACTCTACACCTCCCTGCTGCTCGGTTCCACCTTGTCGCTTCTTTCTCCAACAaggccgggggaggaggggggagtgactgggcgtgtgtgtgcgtgtgtgtgtgtgtgtgtgtgtgtgtgtgtgtgggaggggcgGAGCTCTCGCTGGCTGTGGCCCTCGCTCACATCCTCGCCGGGTGTGGCTGCGCGGCTTCTCCACTGATCCAGGAACTGCAGCGAGTCGCTTGTTgttcacagagaggagacatgGCCGATACAGGAggagcccccgcccccccccggcagcagcaccagcagcccgGCTCAGGTGTGCAGAGCGAGGACAACTCTGCTTCAGGCCCCGAGAGCATGAAGAGCCCCAACAAGACCCAACCAGCCGGGGCCCCCGAGCAGAACGGGACAGGGGCCGTGATCGGGGGCAAAGAGGAGCAGGACCCTAAGGGGGCCGAGGAGACCAAAATCCAGGATGACCTGAAGGAGTGTGAGGACCCGGAGAAGCCCGAGGAGGAGCCTCCGGAGCCCCTGGGCCCCGACGACGTGGTGTGCGACTCGTGCATTGAGAGCCCCCGCAAGGCCCTCAAGTCCTGCCTCACCTGCCTGGTGTCCTACTGCGAGGCCCACCTCCGGCCCCACCTGGAGAACCCAAAGTTCCAGAACCACCGGCTGGTGGAGCCGCTCAGGGACATCGAGAGGCGGACCTGCGAGAGCCACAAGTGGCCCCTGGAGCTCTTCTGCTGCGCCGACGAGTGCTGCGTGTGTCAGGACTGTGTGACGGAGGAGCACCGGGGCCACAACACGGCCCCCGTGACGGAGGCCCGGAGCCGGATAGAGGCGAGTGCATCCGTCCCTTTACCACCTCTTATGGTATCTTGTTCAAAGATGGTGTACTTTTCATCTTCCTACTAATTTATCAATAACAAGATGGAGCTGAACTTTGAGCGTCATCCTCCTCGAGAACAAAGCAGTctgaaaaatgtctttttctaCCACTGACAAAAAGATACTGTAAGTCATTTTAATGATAAGCTGCTAAAAATAACAAGTTGTCGTCTCGCAATAATGAAAAACCTTGGAGGGAGTAGGTCATTATAATTAAATCATTTCCTCTAAATGATTAATGATCCTGTATAGTGATTATTAGGACCATTAGTTGCAGCAGGATCTGAACAACCTTCTCGTATTACGCTCCACGTTATCTTCCGCTGCTTATTGATTCGTGGTAAAGGTAAAGTCCATTAGAGGCACATGGACTCAAAGGCTTTTTCTACGTCCATGGGACAAAACAAGAGCCAGTATTTTGCCCCGTTGCTTAAATCTTCCCCACGACGCTTCTCTAGAAGTAGCCGAGAGGCTTTGGCAGATGTGACCTTCAGCACCAGAGCTGCAAATGAACCACAGTTGTTCTCACTTCACTAAGTGGCTCCGATCCACTAAAACCTGCTCAGCCCGCCTGAGCAAACAGCCGCAGTGGGGGCCGCGGGGGATAACGCAATCATTTGGTTTCCCTGGGGgtcgactcctctgctccagaTTCCTGCAGAGGGGTGTAGCTTCTAGCCTCCGCCTGTTGTTTGCGGCGTGTCGTTGCTAAACCTCAAAGTGCTCCACCAGAGCTGCACAGCGCGAGGGGCCACTGTTCCTGCTGGCATTTACTGCACGTTCTTGCAAAGTGGAGATCAACTCAGTCCCTTTGAACGAGATTCATTCGTGAAAACGAATTCGGACGCGaaaacgtggagacaagacagtGAAATAATGTGTTCCAGAACTGTTATGATTAGTGCAGCGGCTCTGGAGACGCTAGCAGGCGTTAGCTCGCTCGTTGCACCGTTATGAGAGAACTGACACCAGGCTGCTGCGCGCACCAAACAACACGAAACACGCCCGAAGGGTCCGTCATGGGACACGTTAGCGTGGCCACCCAGTCGATGCTATGCCGGTTTAGCATTGAGCTAAGTTGGTTGAAGCACGCTGCAGCATGAAACTGATGGACCAGGACAGAACCTGTCGGGGCACATACACATCTGATGATTATTAAAATCAAATTCCAAACCGCGGCGTGGGAAGAATACGGTTTACTTTGAAAACACACTGGTGTGTAGCCGTGAATGAGGTTGAGGGCGAAAGCTCAACATTAACGTTAACttagaaaatgttttacttGGAGAAAATTTAGCAAAGCAGTTTTAGATTTTGTTGAGGTAATTTTGTGTATTAAATACTGCAATTTGTACGCAGGAATGAATAACAGAAGTTTGGGTAAGgccggaaatcctcttctcaaGCTGACGTTCCTCCCGTCACAGGCTTCAGCTGAAGCGTGTTTCTAGAACACTTTTACAGATTTTAGGCTCATTAGACGCTCAAGGATTCTTCCCTTCAGGGTGCAGAAGTTACAGAACAGAATTCACACACAGGTACAAGGAGCCGTCTGAACCTGCCGAGGAATTCAAAAGAAGTCAGAGTGTACAATAAGATGGTTgaccacgcacacgcacacgcacgcacacacgcacacacacacacgcacacacacagcgaggagCAGAAACTAGGAAGAAAAACCTGAACTGTTTACAGCCACTAAATGCTCGACGTGGTGAGCGGACAAACTTTGAGCTCTGTTCTGTCGGCGCCTCCCCAgaaggagctgagggagaagCAGGGCGAGATGGTGAGGACGGTGGCGGCAGGAGAGAACGCCATCAACAAACTTCAACTCAACACCGTCTCCATTGAGGTAAACGGGGCCGTGTGACCTGAAGGAGACGCGACGTCATCCTTTGTGTTTCTAGTTAAACTTGTTTACACACTCGATTGTTCACaagaacattttctcattcCGTCTGAAAATACCTGTTTTAAGTCTTTGTCTGAAACgctttgttctctctctaaGTTCCCCTCCTAAAAACCCCCATTTGGCTCTGAGACGCGCCTGTCCGGTGACAGAGCTGTAGAAATAAAGAGGAAGTGGGACACGCGGGAAACTCTCTTCTTCGGTCATTTCACTCTAGAATAAGCAATGATCATAATCAGCTGGTGGAGTTAACTAGTTAACTCAGATGTATGTGCACGAGCAGGGGAGATGTTCACCATGTGTGCTCTTTAATTCGATAACGGATGCGCATTGGAATGTGAAGAATGTAAAGAATGTAAAGAATGCTCCACTCAACCTGGAACCGTTCCACAGCTTTCAGTGACGGAGGTGCGGGCGGAGATCGAGAGCCAGTTCGAGGAGCTGCAGGCGGTGGTGGAGCGGGCGAAGCGGGAGGTGACGGAGATCCTGGAGGGCGAGGAGAAGCAGGCGCTGAGGCAGGCCGAGGGCATCCGGGTCCACCTGGAGCAGAGGTGCTCGGAGCTGAAGAAGACACAGGGGCAGATGGAGAAGCTCTCCAAGCACAAGAACGATGTGGACTTCCTACAGGTAAGACCACCGGGGCCGAGTCCGGGACCAGGACGGAGAACATCTAAAGTACACAAAGTAAGACAGGGACCAAACTGAGGGGGACAACGTGGACGACCATGGACGTCCACGAGTATGACGAGGACCAGCTTAATGTACctataaatatatgtacataataaatatataaatagaaaTTCCTCTAAAAGTgtaggaacaaaaaaataatcttaGTCATATCGGAATAAATAACAAGAACAATCCAAGTGGTAGAAGATCCCAGGATTAACAACATGAATGACTCGCGTATCATtgtgcatacgtgtgtttgTCCTACAGGAGTACTCCCAGTGGAAGAAGGAGTCCACTGACATCTCCCTGCCGAGCGTCTACATCGGCCTGACGGACCGCCTGAAGTCCTTCAGCCGCGTGATCGTGGACTCCACGCGGGAGCTGTGCGCCATGCTGGTGTCTTCTTACATAGAGAAGGTCAAAGACACGTGCAAGAACGGTGAGCGAAAGACCTCCGTAGCGTCTGGGTGTGAGTAGGACATACTTGGACGTGACGGAGAACAAACACGCGGGGATCTCATGGCACGGTCaacagggtgtgtgtgaggacaCGTGCACGCCCGTCCTGGGCGTCCTCCAGGTGCTTGATGGCACCTGGCTGCATTCAGGCTCTCGGCTCTGAACCTGTTCACCTGTGTGTCACGCCTCTTACAGGTGTGACGCACCTCCTTTGAGTGTGAGAGACTGAAATGACCTGTTTTCTTCTGTTGCAGACAAGATGGGCATAAAGACGACCGTTCATGAGATTGTTGCAAGGAAGCAGCACATGTCTTTACCAAATCCAGTGACACACGCAGACTTCCTCAAGTGTGAGTGAtgctttttaatagtttaatatgTACTTGCCACGGTTGTACCCGCATGCACTCATGTGTAGAACAATGACGCTGTGACCTCATCGACTAAACCCACATGTTGCACGGCCTCCTCCCAGATGTCGCCCACGTGAGCTTCGACGCCGACAGCGCTCACAAGTTCCTGAGGCTGACGGAGGAAAACCGGAAGGTGACCAACACCACGCCGTGGCAGCACCCTTACCCCGACGTACCGGAGCGCTTCGACAACTGGCGCCAGGTCCTGGCCACCGAGAGCTTCTACCTGGGGCGCCACTACTTCGAGGTGGACATCAGCGGCGAGGGCACGCACATCGGCGTGGCCTACAAGAGCATCGACCGCAAGGGCGGCGAGAGCAACAGTTGCATCACGGGGAACAACTTCTCCTGGTGCGTCCAGTGGAACGGCCGCGCCTTCTCCGCGTGGCACAGCGGCGTGGAGACCCCGCTCGCCGTGGAGAAGTTCACGCGCATCGGGGTCTACGTGGACTACGCCGGAGGCCTGCTGGCCTTCTACGGCGTGGACGACGCCCTGACGCTCATCCACGAGTACCGGGCGGAGTTCCTGGAGCCGCTGTACCCGGCGTTCTGGTTGTCCAAGAAGGAGAACGTGGTGGCCTTGGTGGCGCCCGGGGAGCCGCTGCGGCTCAAGAGCCCGTCTCCTCCCAGCTCGCCCACCAGCGGAGCGATCGCTCCCATAACAGCAGCGGAGCAGTGATTCAAAGTCCGGTTTCCCTCCCTGATGTGGACACAATGTTCAACCGGTTTTCAGCTGCAGGTTTACTGTAAATCTAATGTAAAGAATGTGATGAATTGAGTGTTTACGGCGTGTATATTTGAGCTCAAGCCATATTTATAAACTAGCGTAGTTTTGGGGCTTGTTACTTTTCATCCCACTGTGAATTCCGAGGTGTATTTTCtgaatgcaaataaaaaaatgtattttcatttgcaTAAAAAGTGTCTGTTTTGGTTTTAGTTCAAAGCTTCACCACAGCATCAAATCAAGAGGCTGTTTACATGGATGGATTTTGTTGGAAAT
It contains:
- the trim16 gene encoding tripartite motif-containing protein 16; amino-acid sequence: MFKHNATLHLPAARFHLVASFSNKAGGGGGSDWACVCVCVCVCVCVCVGGAELSLAVALAHILAGCGCAASPLIQELQRVACCSQRGDMADTGGAPAPPRQQHQQPGSGVQSEDNSASGPESMKSPNKTQPAGAPEQNGTGAVIGGKEEQDPKGAEETKIQDDLKECEDPEKPEEEPPEPLGPDDVVCDSCIESPRKALKSCLTCLVSYCEAHLRPHLENPKFQNHRLVEPLRDIERRTCESHKWPLELFCCADECCVCQDCVTEEHRGHNTAPVTEARSRIEKELREKQGEMVRTVAAGENAINKLQLNTVSIELSVTEVRAEIESQFEELQAVVERAKREVTEILEGEEKQALRQAEGIRVHLEQRCSELKKTQGQMEKLSKHKNDVDFLQEYSQWKKESTDISLPSVYIGLTDRLKSFSRVIVDSTRELCAMLVSSYIEKVKDTCKNDKMGIKTTVHEIVARKQHMSLPNPVTHADFLKYVAHVSFDADSAHKFLRLTEENRKVTNTTPWQHPYPDVPERFDNWRQVLATESFYLGRHYFEVDISGEGTHIGVAYKSIDRKGGESNSCITGNNFSWCVQWNGRAFSAWHSGVETPLAVEKFTRIGVYVDYAGGLLAFYGVDDALTLIHEYRAEFLEPLYPAFWLSKKENVVALVAPGEPLRLKSPSPPSSPTSGAIAPITAAEQ